Proteins encoded together in one Coffea arabica cultivar ET-39 chromosome 2c, Coffea Arabica ET-39 HiFi, whole genome shotgun sequence window:
- the LOC113727758 gene encoding tlg2p-like protein a isoform X2: MATRNRTILFRKYRDALKSVRIPAGGGSLPSPSSSSSGGGPVIELSTTSLLHPNRAYTPLSTEDPGTSRGAVTVGLPPAWVDVSEEIAANVQRVRAKMAELAKAHAKALMPSFGDGKEDQRRIESLTQEITDLLRKSEKKLQRLSQGGPSEDSNVRKNVQRSLATDLQSLSVELRKKQSTYLKRLQQQKEGPDGVDLEMNLNGSHSRQFEDDFDDLGFNEHQMARLKKSEAFTAEREREIQQVVESVNELAQIMKDLSVLVIDQGTIVDRIDYNIQNVAASVEEGLKQLQKAERTQKQGGMVMCATVLVIMCFIMLVLLILKTILHI, translated from the exons ATGGCAACGAGAAATAGGACgattttgtttagaaaatatAGGGATGCATTAAAGAGCGTTAGAATTCCGGCTGGTGGTGGCTCCTTGCCGTCACCCTCGTCGAGCTCCTCCGGCGGTGGCCCCGTGATCGAGTTGTCTACGACGTCGTTGCTCCACCCCAATCGGGCTTATACTCCCCTCAGCACTGAAGATCCTGGAACCTCTAG AGGTGCAGTAACGGTTGGTCTGCCACCAGCTTGGGTAGATGTTTCAGAAGAGATTGCAGCAAATGTGCAACGTGTTCGAGCAAAAATGGCAGAGCTAGCCAAGGCTCATGCAAAGGCTTTAATGCCCTCATTTGGGGATGGCAAAGAAGATCAACGCAGAATTGAGTCTCTTACCCAAGAAATAACTGATCTTTTAAGAAAGTCAGAAAAGAAGTTACAGAGGCTCTCTCAAGGTGGGCCTTCTGAGGATTCAAATGTTCGAAAAAATGTGCAG AGGTCTCTTGCTACTGACCTTCAGAGTCTGTCAGTGGAACTACGTAAGAAACAATCAACATATTTGAAGCGATTGCAACAGCAGAAAGAG GGTCCTGATGGAGTTGACTTGGAAATGAACTTGAATGGAAGCCATTCCAGACAGtttgaagatgattttgatgACCTG GGATTTAATGAACATCAAATGGCCAGATTAAAGAAAAGTGAGGCTTTCACAgctgagagggagagagaaattCAACAG GTTGTGGAATCAGTTAATGAACTTGCCCAAATAATGAAGGATCTGTCGGTCCTCGTGATTGACCAG GGTACAATTGTTGATAGGATAGACTACAATATCCAAAATGTCGCTGCATCAGTTGAGGAGGGCCTTAAACAGTTGCAGAAG GCCGAGAGAACACAAAAACAAGGGGGGATGGTTATGTGCGCCACTGTCCTTGTCATCATGTGTTTTATCATGCTAGTCCTCCTGATTCTGAAGACGATATTACATATTTGA
- the LOC113727758 gene encoding tlg2p-like protein a isoform X1, whose protein sequence is MATRNRTILFRKYRDALKSVRIPAGGGSLPSPSSSSSGGGPVIELSTTSLLHPNRAYTPLSTEDPGTSSRGAVTVGLPPAWVDVSEEIAANVQRVRAKMAELAKAHAKALMPSFGDGKEDQRRIESLTQEITDLLRKSEKKLQRLSQGGPSEDSNVRKNVQRSLATDLQSLSVELRKKQSTYLKRLQQQKEGPDGVDLEMNLNGSHSRQFEDDFDDLGFNEHQMARLKKSEAFTAEREREIQQVVESVNELAQIMKDLSVLVIDQGTIVDRIDYNIQNVAASVEEGLKQLQKAERTQKQGGMVMCATVLVIMCFIMLVLLILKTILHI, encoded by the exons ATGGCAACGAGAAATAGGACgattttgtttagaaaatatAGGGATGCATTAAAGAGCGTTAGAATTCCGGCTGGTGGTGGCTCCTTGCCGTCACCCTCGTCGAGCTCCTCCGGCGGTGGCCCCGTGATCGAGTTGTCTACGACGTCGTTGCTCCACCCCAATCGGGCTTATACTCCCCTCAGCACTGAAGATCCTGGAACCTCTAG TAGAGGTGCAGTAACGGTTGGTCTGCCACCAGCTTGGGTAGATGTTTCAGAAGAGATTGCAGCAAATGTGCAACGTGTTCGAGCAAAAATGGCAGAGCTAGCCAAGGCTCATGCAAAGGCTTTAATGCCCTCATTTGGGGATGGCAAAGAAGATCAACGCAGAATTGAGTCTCTTACCCAAGAAATAACTGATCTTTTAAGAAAGTCAGAAAAGAAGTTACAGAGGCTCTCTCAAGGTGGGCCTTCTGAGGATTCAAATGTTCGAAAAAATGTGCAG AGGTCTCTTGCTACTGACCTTCAGAGTCTGTCAGTGGAACTACGTAAGAAACAATCAACATATTTGAAGCGATTGCAACAGCAGAAAGAG GGTCCTGATGGAGTTGACTTGGAAATGAACTTGAATGGAAGCCATTCCAGACAGtttgaagatgattttgatgACCTG GGATTTAATGAACATCAAATGGCCAGATTAAAGAAAAGTGAGGCTTTCACAgctgagagggagagagaaattCAACAG GTTGTGGAATCAGTTAATGAACTTGCCCAAATAATGAAGGATCTGTCGGTCCTCGTGATTGACCAG GGTACAATTGTTGATAGGATAGACTACAATATCCAAAATGTCGCTGCATCAGTTGAGGAGGGCCTTAAACAGTTGCAGAAG GCCGAGAGAACACAAAAACAAGGGGGGATGGTTATGTGCGCCACTGTCCTTGTCATCATGTGTTTTATCATGCTAGTCCTCCTGATTCTGAAGACGATATTACATATTTGA